AATTCAGTCGTTTTAAACGGCGCGGAAATTTTATTTTTTACAATTTTTACTTTAACGCGATTGCCAATAATAGAATCGCCTTGTTTAATCTGCGCCGAGCGGCGAACTTCAATCCTTACCGACGCGTAGAATTTAAGTGCGTTCCCCCCAGTCGTAGTTTCCGGATTGCCGAAAAAAACGCCTATTTTTTGCCGGGTTTGGTTAATGAATATAACCACGGTTTTGGATTTAGAGATAATGCCGGTCAACTTGCGTAATGCCTGACTCATCAAACGCGCCTGTAACGCCATGTGTGATTGCCCCATCTCCCCTTCTAATTCAGCCTTAGGAGTAAGCGCGGCCACCGAATCCACTACAATCACATCCACCGCGTTGGAGCGAACCAGAGTCTCCACAATATCTAGCGCCTGTTCGCCATTGTCTGGCTGGGAGATTAATAATTCATTCACGTTCACACCGATCTTTTTCGCGTATTCTGGGTCAAGGGCGTGTTCGGCATCAACAAATGCCGCTGTACCGCCCAATTTTTGTACCTCAGTCACAATGTGTTGGGCTAATGTTGTTTTACCCGATGCTTCCGGACCATATATTTCTATAATCCGTCCGCGTGGTACGCCGCCAGCGCCAAGGGCAATGTCCAGCGATAAACTTCCGGTCGGAATCACATCCACCTTCATTGTTTTCGCTTCCCCTAATTTCATAATCGCGCCATCGCCAAACCGTTGCTTGATTTGCTCAACGGCTTGGTTTACGCCTCCCCCCATTGTTGCTGCGCCGGTTTTAGCTTTTCGGGCCATAAATTTCCTTATTTATTAATTATTTTCGCTCACGACAATACGCCGATAAATGGTTTGCTCTTTGCCGTGTTTTTTATGTGCAGTTATTTTAATGATATTAGTGCCATTATGCAAATCTAGCTCTTCTGCAAAGCTGCCGTCCGCATTTGTCACAATAGTTTTACCGTTGATGGCAATTGTGACCTCGGGGTCAGTTTGGCCCATCAGGGTCGTTACCTGGCTATTAATAACAAGGTCTTCGGCCGGACTGATAATATTTAATGTTGGAGGACTAATTATCGCTTGAACCCTAAACCCGACATAAACCACAACCGCCAGAAACGCCAAGGTAATGATACTATTTCTAACTAGCTTGGGCGTGGCTAAAAAATGCCAGCGCGAAGCCTTCATCACGGGCTTATAATGTTTAACATTGGCAATTTTAACTTGCTTTCTGGCATTCGTCTCTTCCAAAAATAAATGCTCTAATTTTTTCACCGGTAATTCCAAAGCTTGTGCGTAAACTCGTAAAAAATTTTTAGCGTACACTAACCCAGGCATTTTTTCGTAACTGCCGCTTTCTAAAGCCAATAAATAGTTAAACGATATTTTTGTATCTTTAGATACTTCTTGCAAATCCAAGCCTAACTCTTGGCGCTTAGATTTTAAAGTCTCGCCAACTGTACGCTCTGATTTAATTTTTCGTACAAGAAAACTTGTCATATTCTTCATGTAGTAGTAACAAAATTATTTTAGGATAGGCCTATACCTTTTAGGTTCCCTCTCCGATGACGGAGAGGGCTAGGGTGAGGTAAGGAATCACAATCATTACTTATAAATATCCAATCTTCTAAATTCGTAACCTCACCCTGACCCTCTCCCGCAGGGGACGTCTGACGTCCCAGGGAGAGGGGACACTCTATTTTAATACTTCTTTCAAATTTAGCTTACTTATCGTAATTTTCATTTCCTTAATTAACTATCTGCCATTCGCTATTTGCTATTTTTCCTCCTCTTCTTTGTAATCACCCTCGTCTTCGCCTTCGACTTCTTCATCTTCACTGTCTTCCGTCTTTTCCTCCTCTGGCTCATCTTCACCTTCTTCGTAATCGCTCTCATCCTCATCTTCAACTTCTAGGTCACCATGTTTTTGCTCATCATACTCTTCTTCGGCCACGGTCGGATCTAAAATTTCACGAGGTTTAGCGCCATCAGCCGGGCCAATAAAACCTTGCTGCTCTAAAATATCTAAAATCCGAGCCGCGCGAGCATAACCCACCCTCAACCGCCGCTGCAGAAGCGAAGCTGAGGCCTTGCCGGCTTGAATAATAATTTGTTTAGCATCTCCCAAAAGCTCATCTTCACCGCCTTCATCGTCCACCCCGCTGCCAATCTCAACCCCGGTTTGTTTTTCTGTAATCCCATCGATGTATTCAGCATTAGACTTATCTTTAAGGTAGCGGACCACTTTTTTTACTTCTTCTTCGGTGGCAAAAGCGCCCTGCAGCCTGATTGGCTTACCCAATTCAGCGGTTAAAAACAACATGTCGCCCCGGCCCATTAATTTTTCAGCGCCTGGCAAATCAAGGATAGTGCGAGAATCAATTAAAGAAGCGACTGAAAAAGCAACTCGGGCCGGTATATTAGCTTTCATAAGGCCAGTAATTACATCAACAGACGGCCGCTGGGTGGCAAGAACCAAATGAATACCAACGGCTCTGGCCATTTGGGCTAAGCGGATAATGCCGGCTTCAACTTCAGCTCCTGAAGTGCTCATCAAATCAGCTAACTCGTCAATAATAAATACAATAACTGGCAGTTTATCGTGGGCCTTTTTGTTATAAGTTAAAATATTTCGGCTGCCTGACTTGGACAACAATTCAAAACGCCGCTCCATCTCAGCAATTGTCCATTTAAGCGCATTAATAGTCTTTTTAACATCAGT
The nucleotide sequence above comes from Candidatus Buchananbacteria bacterium CG10_big_fil_rev_8_21_14_0_10_42_9. Encoded proteins:
- the recA gene encoding recombinase RecA, whose amino-acid sequence is MGGGVNQAVEQIKQRFGDGAIMKLGEAKTMKVDVIPTGSLSLDIALGAGGVPRGRIIEIYGPEASGKTTLAQHIVTEVQKLGGTAAFVDAEHALDPEYAKKIGVNVNELLISQPDNGEQALDIVETLVRSNAVDVIVVDSVAALTPKAELEGEMGQSHMALQARLMSQALRKLTGIISKSKTVVIFINQTRQKIGVFFGNPETTTGGNALKFYASVRIEVRRSAQIKQGDSIIGNRVKVKIVKNKISAPFKTTEFDIMYNQGIDRSGDVLDAGTHYGTISKSGNSYSYGEAKLGVGRENAKKGLAEDTKMMNEITKKVWEVVRQGVPPDEEESKAGGPEPEKEEQK